The following is a genomic window from Schistocerca cancellata isolate TAMUIC-IGC-003103 chromosome 8, iqSchCanc2.1, whole genome shotgun sequence.
accaCAAAATCAGTTGCCAATGGCCCACAGGTTGAAATTAAttctgcaaaaataaaattaatacagcaaaTGCAGAAAATGCCCAAATTCTTTTAATATATTCATTGCTGTTATACCTGCTACGaagaaaatttaaatataataGATATACCATGTCTCCATATATTCTTTACATGCTTAATTACACACAGCTATTGAGATAATAAagagaaatatacatatataattttTACTAACTATTAATTTTATGATGCAAATATCGTTATTACATTTCAATTATCTTCAACATACTAAAGTGCCAAATTTAATGAACAATAGTTGAAAAGTTGTATCAATTAAATAGACTGCCATTGATCTGTCACTTTGTGTATGAAGCAGTCTTGAACATCTGTGTACGCATATGTATTCTGCAAGCTACAATACGGTTTGTGGCACCACCTCGATTCACTTTCTTACAGCCTATACCAACTTGTTTCAATCTTGACAACATATCTCTGAATATGTCTGATGTCAGCTGTCATGCCTTTATGATAAGGATTCCAAATAGTTCTAGAATTGGTTGCACAAGCACCTTGTATGTTATTTCCTTTAAAGGTGCACTGCACTTATCCCAGAAACATTCCAACAAATTTAAGTATCAAAGAAGTTTGACACTGAAATTAAAGCACCAAATCTATTTTGAAAAATAGATTTCATTTTTCATTCACAACTGTGAGTAAGAAGCGTTATCTAAAACCAATTTTCTGTGTTCACTCTGTGTCGTTATGCTTCTTAGTGTTACACTTAAATATTATTTAACTAATGTGAAGTGTTCCAGttgttcaccactaatcttgtaatccaGTACTATTGTGTTCTTTCTCCGTGTTTAATAGAAATGCCACTCATTACACTAGGCAGGTTTGAGCTATATTGAGgtcaatttgaaacattttgttttatttttgcaaataaatgtttttatcaAATTTGTCACTCTATTTCTGTAAGTAAGTAGTCAGAATACTGTGTCCAGGAACTGTGTTGTTGCAGAACAGCTAGAAATGTCTCCTCCAGTCTAAAGCAGTCCACTGGTATTGTTGGCTGTGAGATCCTGTACAATAGTTCATTTATCAAATCTGAAAGGGTGTCTTTATTCAAATTGTTACCTAGACTTTAAAAAGCATGGATACTGTATCTAAGTTCAGCTCTTCAGTGCATACAAGTTAGGTGACTATATCTATGAATTGAATCTATCCAGTGTTGATGATAGTAAGAAAATGGTGGAGAAGATGATGAAAACCACTCCTGGCACTGGAGCAAGTTAATTCTAATATCGACAAGAGGACTACTGAGATTAACACCCCCTctggatggatggatggactgTCGTGAAATTCACCTCACTAAGTAAAACAATTCGTTGGTGATCATAAGCTGTATGTTGTAACCTCCCTTCTCATTTCTCGCAGAATTACATCAATAAAAATTACTTTGATCACCAGGAATTTGAAATAGCAACTACAAAGTTGTATGGACCACTCTACGAGACTGATTATACTCACTGGTGTTAGGCTCCGGGGTGTCCGAAGGGAAGAATTCGCGGGGTGCGAAAGCGTTcctgaaaacagtgttagaagcaggCGACGGAGGCGGCTCGCGCGCCGTGGGTGACGGGGGTGGCAGGCTCGGTGGTGGGGGCTGCGTGTGCTGGAGCTGTTGGTGCGCAGGCGCTGGTGCAGGGGCGGCAGTTGCGGTAGGGGGTGGCGAGCTGCCCGCATGGCCCGGACCTGCCGCCTCCTGGCAGCTGTCATCGTCCGAGTCAGAACCGTTGCTGTTGCTACCCGCACTGCCACTGTGGTACGACGATGCCGCCATGTGGTCTGCGTGCTGTGGGCTCCCTGTACGGAAGAAACACACACCACATACTTGTTAGTGAACAGCTTCATGAAAAGCCCATAATGTAACACAAACTGAGCCCACATTAGAGACAAATAGACTATCTGAATAGAACAAACACTGAAGCTTTGTTTTCTCCCTGATGAAAGGGAGACATGTTAatcagaaatttcaaaaataaattgagaaATTACATGATGGTGAAATTTCTATGACACTATGGACAATATTACCTTGCTGTGTAAGAGTGAAGTACGGATCTAAAAAAAGGGTCGCACGCAGcagaaatgcaatttttaaaagGAATGGAAGGTTACAAAAGGACAGACAGGAGGAGAAAGAGATGGGGCAGAGTTTCAAATACTAAGTATAAATGAATGCATCCAGCACTACAAAAAGGATAAGTCACCTAGATAAGATAAACCAGATCAGCCACATTAATATTCCAAACTGATAGCTCAGTACCAGCCAAGAGGTGTACGAGAGTGATATTTATCAGGATTTACTCACCCGACTGGCTATCGACGGAGGGTGCAGGACTGAGTGTGACAGAGTTGCCGTGTTGCACGAGGTGCACGAACCCAGAGGGGGGTGGAAAATCGACGAATCCCCAGGCGGCGGGCGACGGCGGCGGGGGTGGTGGGTAGCAGCGTGACGTGGGCGTTACGGGGCTGGAGGGCAGGCAGCGTGCCAGAGCCGCCGCGTCGCGCACTAGCAGCTGCAGAACGTTGTGCAGCACGTCGCCCGCCGCAGACGACCGCTCGCCCAGGTCTGCCTTCGTCAGCAGGCACAGGGCCTTGCCTACGGGTACGAGGTCAATTCAAAAGACTGCACAACTGGGAAGTTATAGAACAGAAGTTACGTAGAACTTCGTTACGAACAGGTGGCTGGGTAACACTACAGACAGAATGAAACACAGCTACAACACAACAAATAATGTACGAGTAGCTGGATGGCAAGATATTTTGTTTGCATGTTCTGGTTCtaccataaaaaaaaaagatttcatacAATAAAAACACAAGAAATTCATTTTTAATCTTACTTGAATAAGAATGTGAAGTTTGgcaatttatttcctttactgtccACATTATGTAACTTGCTATCTGATTACTCACCGTTCATCTGGAACATGTCCATGTTGAATTCGGGCAAGTCGAATTCCCTCTCACACCACTTCAAGAAAGCTGCCACATCCTCTCGTGACCATATTCTCGGGTCTGAGGCTGGAACAAAGGAAAATGGACTTGCTGAAAAGTCCACAAGGGAGAGAGGTGTGTGAGATGATTACCAGTGGCAAGTGtaagaattatgtatggtctagaTGAAATTCTTTTATGTTAGTGTTAGTGACAGTTGTTTGAATGGTTAGGTTTGGCAGTTTGTAACATACGATTATTAGTTCCTACAAATGGGGAATTTCCATAACTAGGGGTTTCAATGAGACTAGGTTTATGAAGAAACtatcacaatgttttctctttctcATTTATTTTCCACTTGCGTCTACATTACTTTGACAAAGAAACTTTACTCAACACTAGTAAAAAATACaggttttgtgtatgtgtgtgtaggtcCACTAGTGCACACATATAAATGGCTTTTTTCATACAATTAAgagtgcaaaatttattactttttatcttacactttcttcctttcatcttcTTAGCTCTTGTAGCATTGgcatccagagagagagagagagagagagagagagagagagagagagagagagagagagtgtgcgtgtgcgtgtgcgtgtgtgtgtgtgtgtgtgtgtgtgtgtgtgtgcgcgcgcgcctgcATACACGtttatgttgtctaattctgatgaagacctctgtgactcagcatctccgctatgtggtgagaagcaatctatccttttcataatattgtcataattCCATCCTGATTTTCTATTGCCAGATTATATCTTTGCAGAAATAATCTGGAACTACTGcattactcgccattaaaattgctacaccatgaaaatgacgtgctacagaagcgaaatttaaccgacgggaagaagatgctgtgatatgcaaatgattagcttttcagagcattcacacaaggttggcgccggtggcaagacctacaacgtgctgacatgaggaaagtttccaaccgatttctcatacacaaacagcagttgaacagcattgcctggtgaaacgtcgttgtgatgccacgAGTTTaggaggattgtagcctatcgcgattgcggtttatcgtatcgtgacattgctgctcgcgttggtcaagatccaacgactgttagcagaatatggaatcggtgggttcaggagggtaatacggaacgccgcactggatcccaacggcttcgtatcactagcagtcgagatgacaggcatcttctacgcatggctgtaacggatcgtgcagccccgtctcgatccctgagtcaacagatggggacgtttgcgagacaacaaccatctgcacgaacagttcaacgacgtttgcagcagcacggactatcagctcagagaccacggctgcggttacccttgacgacgcatcacggacaggagcaactacaatggtgtactcaacaacgaacctgggtgggtgaatggcaaaacgtcagtttttcggatgaatccaggttctgtttacagcatcatgatggtcgcatccgtgtttggcgacatcgcggtgaatgcacattggaagcatgtattcgtaatcgccatactggtgtatcatccggtgtgatggtacggggtgtcagtggttacacgtctctgtcacctcttgttcgcattgacggcactttgaacaggggacgttacatttcagatgtgttaggacccgtgactctacccttcatttgatccctgcgaaaccctacatttcagcaggataatgcacgaccgcatgttgcaggtcccgtacgggcctttctggatacagaaaatgttcgactgctgccctggctagcacattctccagatctctcaccaactgaaaacatctggtcaatggtggccgagcaactggctcatcacaatacgccagtcactaatcttgatgaactgtggtattgtgttggagctgcatgagcaactgtacctgtacacgccatccaagctctgtctgactcaatgcccaggcgtatcaaggccgttattagggccagagaggtggttgttctgggtactgatttctcaagatctacgcacccaaattgcgtgaaaatgtaatcacatgtcagttctagtacaatatatatgtccatggaatacccgtttatcatctgcatttcttcttggtatagcaattttagtttccagtagtgtagtaatgcTACTGTTTGTCAGACAGTTCCTGCTGTTGAATGACCCATCACTAAAACACAATGTCACATGCCATAACACATTATTTTTAGTAATTTACGTAGAACACAgtgcaacaa
Proteins encoded in this region:
- the LOC126094756 gene encoding ets DNA-binding protein pokkuri-like — protein: MDMFQMNGKALCLLTKADLGERSSAAGDVLHNVLQLLVRDAAALARCLPSSPVTPTSRCYPPPPPPSPAAWGFVDFPPPSGFVHLVQHGNSVTLSPAPSVDSQSGSPQHADHMAASSYHSGSAGSNSNGSDSDDDSCQEAAGPGHAGSSPPPTATAAPAPAPAHQQLQHTQPPPPSLPPPSPTAREPPPSPASNTVFRNAFAPREFFPSDTPEPNTNGRLLWDFLQQLLNDPTQRYTNYIAWKNRDTGVFKIVDPAGLAKLWGIQKNHLSMNYDKMSRALRYYYRVNILRKVQGERHCYQFLRNPSELKSIKNMSLLRQQMSPPRATGPAASHSASSLTIPVRVKLEPKSEPDGENRNDSDTPDESEEPTDLSMEHPTDLSPTRTHAHPNDIN